A region of Silurus meridionalis isolate SWU-2019-XX chromosome 17, ASM1480568v1, whole genome shotgun sequence DNA encodes the following proteins:
- the LOC124399660 gene encoding piggyBac transposable element-derived protein 4-like, with protein sequence MKRASKKRRTITSEEVLEEDMQPDSSVLQESFSDSADSRDSDPDFVAASSSSTSTTESEGDSEDPGDSGSGWIGKNGQVWFPNNEETLRFVKHARGVTSGPTRYAIARVQDVDSAFDLFFTVEMIDLIVNMTNLNGQRTNKTWTDVDSTDVKAYMGLIILAGVYRSRGESTGSLWDDRSGRAVFKATMSLSRFHEISRALSFNDKLKKAARQRDDKLAPIRTLWEMWAPRLQMLYNPGRDVTVDEQLVAFKGRCRFRQYMPKKPAKYGLKLWIICDAVTSYAWRCSPYLGKTENAPEVGQGMRVVKELTEGLQGVTVTCDNFFTSYPLAQELLKKKISLVGTIRKNKPELPPNLLEVRGKPFPSSVFAFTNNTTAVNYIQKRGRNVILLSTRHREAVVTEGPKCKPEIVNYYNRCKGGVDNLDKVVGTYSCRRKTNRWPQTFFFNMVDLSAYNAYVIFTAIDPSWNCQKLYRRRLFLEELGHSMVSAAIVKRKHLPRTPIAAAMVRELQSSVAAAPQTPAGTSNVAIQRGTCKCCKNRTICTCMACGRFSCKNHYVICCKDCWPN encoded by the exons atgaaaagagcaaGCAAAAAGAGGAGAACCATCACTTCTGAAGAGGTTTTGGAGGAAGATATGCAGCCTGACTCCAGCGTGCTGCAGGAGTCCTTTTCAGACAGCGCTGACTCGAGAGACTCGGATCCAGATTTTGTAGCAGCCTCCTCGTCCTCAACTTCAACGACTGAAAGTGAGGGGGATTCTGAGGATCCTGGGGATTCTGGATCTGGTTGGATTGGGAAAAATGGCCAGGTGTGGTTTCCAAATAATGAAGAGACACTTCGTTTTGTAAAGCATGCTCGAGGTGTGACTTCAGGGCCAACGCGCTATGCAATTGCGAGGGTCCAGGATGTGGACTCTgcatttgaccttttttttacgGTAGAGATGATTGATTTAATAGTCAACATGACCAACCTCAATGGACAGCGCACCAACAAAACATGGACCGATGTGGACTCCACGGATGTCAAAGCCTACATGGGCCTAATCATTTTGGCTGGGGTCTACAGATCCAGAGGGGAGTCCACAGGCTCCCTGTGGGACGATCGAAGTGGCCGGGCAGTTTTTAAAGCCACTATGTCCCTCAGCAGGTTTCATGAGATAAGCAGAGCGCTTAGTTTTAATGACAAGCTGAAGAAAGCAGCCCGCCAAAGAGACGACAAGCTTGCCCCAATCAGAACCTTGTGGGAGATGTGGGCTCCTCGACTTCAAATGCTTTATAATCCTGGCAGAGATGTGACCGTGGATGAACAGCTTGTGGCCTTTAAAGGACGATGCCGATTTCGGCAATATATGCCAAAAAAACCAGCCAAATATGGTCTTAAGTTATGGATAATTTGTGATGCCGTCACATCCTATGCTTGGCGGTGTTCACCTTATCTGGGAAAGACCGAGAATGCTCCAGAGGTGGGACAGGGCATGCGAGTTGTCAAGGAGCTGACCGAGGGACTCCAGGGTGTCACTGTCACTTGTGACAACTTCTTCACTTCTTATCCACTTGCACAGGagcttctgaaaaagaaaatatcctTAGTCGGTACAATCCGAAAAAATAAACCTGAGCTGCCACCCAACCTGCTGGAAGTTAGAGGAAAACCTTTCCCCTCCTCCGTCTTCGCTTTTACCAACAACACGACGGCTGTTAATTACATTCAAAAACGGGGGAGGAATGTGATTCTTTTGAGTACAAGGCACCGTGAGGCAGTAGTGACTGAGGGACCTAAATGCAAACCTGAAATCGTCAATTACTACAACCGCTGCAAGGGAGGTGTCGACAATCTAGACAAG GTTGTCGGGACCTACAGCTGTAGACGAAAAACCAATCGGTggccacaaacattttttttcaacatggTGGACCTGTCTGCATATAATGCATATGTCATTTTTACAGCCATTGATCCCTCCTGGAACTGCCAAAAGCTCTACAGGAGGAGGCTTTTTTTAGAGGAGCTGGGCCACTCGATGGTGTCTGCAGCAATTGTAAAGAGAAAGCACCTTCCCCGTACACCAATTGCTGCTGCAATGGTGAGAGAGCTACAGTCTTCTGTAGCTGCTGCCCCTCAGACACCAGCAGGCACCAGCAACGTGGCAATTCAGAGGGGAACATGTAAGTGCTGCAAAAATCGAACAATCTGCACTTGCATGGCGTGTGGTAGATTTAGTTGTAAAAATCACTATGTGATATGCTGCAAGGACTGCTGGCCTAActag
- the tor3a gene encoding torsin-3A isoform X1: MLVFACFSALLAASVNANLFQFDSISNVSTYYFNYLYCHVWEGECQPNQDDATQQVPTENTWSWLSQDYMGMVSNWYCSIKQCCDSGDCRITNNITGLEQDLQMKLHGQHLAQSVVLKAIQGFINNPESNKPLTLSFHGWSGTGKNFVARMVADNLYRDGVKSECVRLFIAPFHFPHARLVDVYKGQLREAIRDMVLRCPQTLFIFDEAEKLHPGLIDAIKPYMDHYDNVDGVSYRKAIFLFLSNIGGAIINDVALDFWHSGQNREDIGMEDLEHRLRAESLEAEGGFSQSELMSGHLIDFFVPFLPLEYRHVTLCARDAFVTRGVEPDEATLDEVAKAMLYVPKEEKLFSAQGCKSIPQRINFFLH, encoded by the exons ATGCTCGTGTTCGCGTGTTTTTCCGCGCTGCTGGCGGCGTCCGTGAACGCAAACCTGTTTCAATTTGACAGCATCTCAAATGTGTCAACCTATTACTTCAACTACCTCTACTGCCATGTTTGGGAAGGAGAGTGCCAGCCGAACCAGGACGATGCGACCCAGCAAG TGCCTACAGAGAACACGTGGTCGTGGCTTTCTCAGGATTATATGGGGATGGTGTCCAACTGGTACTGCAGTATTAAACAGTGCTGTGATTCAGGAGACTGCAGAATTACTAACAACATCACAG GTCTAGAGCAGGATCTTCAGATGAAACTTCATGGGCAGCACCTGGCTCAGTCGGTGGTCCTGAAGGCCATTCAAGGCTTCATTAATAACCCTGAGTCCAACAAACCCCTGACCCTGTCCTTCCATGGCTGGTCAGGCACAGGCAAGAACTTTGTGGCTCGGATGGTGGCAGATAACCTGTATCGTGACGGAGtgaagagtgagtgtgtgcgtctGTTCATTGCCCCGTTCCACTTCCCGCATGCAAGACTGGTGGACGTGTACAAG GGCCAGTTAAGGGAAGCTATTAGAGACATGGTCCTCCGTTGCCCACAGACACTCTTCATTTTTGATGAGGCAGAGAAATTGCACCCTGGTCTTATTGACGCCATTAAGCCCTACATGGACCACTATGATAATGTGGATGGTgttagctacagaaaagctatATTCCTGTTCCTAAG TAATATTGGTGGGGCAATTATTAATGACGTAGCACTGGATTTTTGGCATTCGGGGCAGAACAGGGAGGATATTGGTATGGAAGATCTGGAACATAGACTGCGAGCAGAATCTCTGGAGGCGGAAG GAGGATTTTCCCAAAGTGAGCTCATGTCGGGACACCTGATTGACTTCTTTGTGCCATTCTTGCCCCTTGAATATCGTCATGTTACACTGTGTGCTCGGGATGCATTTGTTACTCGTGGTGTGGAGCCTGATGAGGCAACTCTGGATGAGGTGGCTAAAGCCATGCTGTACGTACCCAAAGAAGAGAAACTCTTTTCTGCACAGGGTTGCAAATCTATCCCTCAAAGAATTAACTTCTTTTTGCATTAA
- the tor3a gene encoding torsin-3A isoform X2, which produces MGMVSNWYCSIKQCCDSGDCRITNNITGLEQDLQMKLHGQHLAQSVVLKAIQGFINNPESNKPLTLSFHGWSGTGKNFVARMVADNLYRDGVKSECVRLFIAPFHFPHARLVDVYKGQLREAIRDMVLRCPQTLFIFDEAEKLHPGLIDAIKPYMDHYDNVDGVSYRKAIFLFLSNIGGAIINDVALDFWHSGQNREDIGMEDLEHRLRAESLEAEGGFSQSELMSGHLIDFFVPFLPLEYRHVTLCARDAFVTRGVEPDEATLDEVAKAMLYVPKEEKLFSAQGCKSIPQRINFFLH; this is translated from the exons ATGGGGATGGTGTCCAACTGGTACTGCAGTATTAAACAGTGCTGTGATTCAGGAGACTGCAGAATTACTAACAACATCACAG GTCTAGAGCAGGATCTTCAGATGAAACTTCATGGGCAGCACCTGGCTCAGTCGGTGGTCCTGAAGGCCATTCAAGGCTTCATTAATAACCCTGAGTCCAACAAACCCCTGACCCTGTCCTTCCATGGCTGGTCAGGCACAGGCAAGAACTTTGTGGCTCGGATGGTGGCAGATAACCTGTATCGTGACGGAGtgaagagtgagtgtgtgcgtctGTTCATTGCCCCGTTCCACTTCCCGCATGCAAGACTGGTGGACGTGTACAAG GGCCAGTTAAGGGAAGCTATTAGAGACATGGTCCTCCGTTGCCCACAGACACTCTTCATTTTTGATGAGGCAGAGAAATTGCACCCTGGTCTTATTGACGCCATTAAGCCCTACATGGACCACTATGATAATGTGGATGGTgttagctacagaaaagctatATTCCTGTTCCTAAG TAATATTGGTGGGGCAATTATTAATGACGTAGCACTGGATTTTTGGCATTCGGGGCAGAACAGGGAGGATATTGGTATGGAAGATCTGGAACATAGACTGCGAGCAGAATCTCTGGAGGCGGAAG GAGGATTTTCCCAAAGTGAGCTCATGTCGGGACACCTGATTGACTTCTTTGTGCCATTCTTGCCCCTTGAATATCGTCATGTTACACTGTGTGCTCGGGATGCATTTGTTACTCGTGGTGTGGAGCCTGATGAGGCAACTCTGGATGAGGTGGCTAAAGCCATGCTGTACGTACCCAAAGAAGAGAAACTCTTTTCTGCACAGGGTTGCAAATCTATCCCTCAAAGAATTAACTTCTTTTTGCATTAA
- the calr gene encoding calreticulin, with product MTALCLLFISVSIAFITAEPSVYLREQFEDGDGWKSRWVESTHKSDYGKFVLSAGKFYGDAEKDKGLQTSQDAHFYATSTRFEDFSNKDQPLVVQFTVKHEQSIDCGGGYIKLFPSSLKQEEMHGDSTYNIMFGPDICGPGTKKVHVIFNYKGKNHLINKDIRCKDDEYSHLYTLIVNPDNTYEVKIDNKKVESGSLEDDWDFLPTKKIKDPDAKKPEDWDEREKIDDPDDKKPEDWDKPETIPDPDAKKPDDWDEEMDGEWEPPMVTNPEYKGEWKPKQIDNPAYKGKWVHPEIDNPEYTPDAEIYKYSSFGVIGLDLWQVKSGTIFDNFLITNDPKLAEEIGNETWGATKDAEKKMKDGQEAEERKKREEEDKKKSEDSKDDMDDEDKDEDEDEEEDEEDEDDEEEEGTDAKLKDEL from the exons ATGACAGCGCTGTGTTTGCTTTTCATAAGCGTATCAATCGCCTTCATAACTGCAGAGCCGTCCGTTTATCTCAGAGAGCAGTTTGAAGACGGGG ATGGCTGGAAAAGCCGATGGGTGGAATCCACACACAAATCCGACTATGGCAAGTTTGTGCTGTCGGCCGGCAAATTTTATGGCGATGCAGAGAAAGACAAGG GCCTTCAGACCAGCCAGGATGCTCACTTTTATGCCACCTCAACTCGGTTTGAGGACTTCAGCAATAAAGATCAGCCACTGGTTGTGCAGTTTACAGTGAAACATGAGCAGAGCATAGACTGTGGAGGAGGATACATTAAACTTTTTCCATCAAGCCTCAAGCAAGAGGAAATGCATGGAGATTCAACATACAATATAATGTTTG GTCCTGATATCTGTGGCCCTGGCACTAAAAAGGTTCATGTCATCTTCAATTATAAGGGCAAGAATCATTTGATCAACAAAGACATCAGGTGCAAG GATGATGAATACTCCCACCTGTACACACTCATTGTTAATCCAGACAACACATATGAGGTGAAGATCGACAATAAGAAGGTGGAGTCTGGATCTCTCGAGGACGATTGGGACTTTTTGCCAACGAAAAAGATCAAGGATCCAGATGCAAAGAAGCCTGAGGACTGGGACGAACGAGAGAAGATCGATGACCCTGACGATAAAAAGCCAGAG GACTGGGATAAGCCTGAGACCATCCCTGATCCTGATGCCAAAAAGCCTGATGACTGGGATGAAGAGATGGATGGGGAATGGGAGCCTCCTATGGTTACCAACCCTGAATACAAG GGTGAATGGAAGCCAAAACAGATAGACAATCCTGCTTACAAAGGTAAATGGGTACACCCTGAAATTGACAACCCTGAATACACTCCTGATGCTGAGATCTACAAATACAGCAGCTTTGGAGTGATTGGACTGGACTTGTGGCAG GTGAAGTCTGGCACCATTTTTGACAACTTTCTCATTACCAATGACCCAAAACTGGCTGAGGAGATTGGCAATGAAACTTGGGGTGCAACAAAG GATgctgaaaaaaagatgaaggaTGGTCAAGAGgcggaagagagaaagaaacgagAGGAAGAGGACAAGAAAAAAAGCGAAGACTCAAAGGATGACATGGACGACGAAGAtaaagatgaggatgaagacgaggaagaggatgaggaggatgaggacgatgaagaggaagagggaACAGATGCTAAACTTAAGGACGAGCTGTAG